In Setaria italica strain Yugu1 chromosome I, Setaria_italica_v2.0, whole genome shotgun sequence, the genomic window ATCTCTCGCTTCCGGCGGCTCATCACCAGCAGCGACAAGGATCTCGCAGGCCGGAACTGAATCGAAAGAGTCAAGCACAAGAGCTGGATTGTGGAATAAGATAGATGGGAAGATATGACGGAAAAGAAGAGGAACAGACCTTACTTTTGACGCCTCCAGAACTAAATCGGAAGAGCAAGGGCGGGAGAAGGTGGATTGTGGAGGGATTTTCGCGTGCCGTGGATGGATTTTCACGCGCAGTGACGTGGGAGAGAAAATGGATTCGCGCGCAGCGAATCTAAAAATGCTAGAAGAATAGCTAGCAGATGGCGATGAAGCTGGCAATTTGGCGCATCGTCGCGCGTGCGAGCTGAGCGACGAGCAAGTCACCGGCTCGAATATTTTTgcatcttctctttcctccacATAGGATACATGCTGAGCTGTACACTCAAATAGCTAGCTGACTCAGCACCATTGCGGACCCCCTCAGCCGCGGCTGCGGTGGCGCGTCCCGGCACGGGCACAAGACGCGCTTGCATGCTCCGGCGGCTCTCCGACGCGGCAGAGCCCAATCGTAAACCGCAAACTGGGACTTTGGATAACGTGGGGCTAGTCCCGATGGAGTCTGCAATACGTGCATTAATTATACGTTGTGCAACTGCTTTAACCCCACGCATGCCAGTGGAAAACTAATCTTTGATTTCCAataaaaatttcaaaataatttGAACATGGACCGAAGCTACGTTAATCCCGGATCTAAATTTCATAGTTTGTAGGAAATCTTTTAATCCCGATTTATGATATCAAACGGGATTAAAAATGATCCTTTAGTCCGAATTTGTAACATAAACCTAAAATCTTAGTTCGGATTTTGTGTTACAAATCTGAGTCGTTAGTCCCAGTAAATCTTAGTTCTGATTGGGAAATCGAGCTCCTTTAGGTTTTCCGGGACTACAGCTTAAttagttttctagtagtggcaAACAATAAGAgtcttaatttattttttcaaaactTTATACATATAATAAACACCCACATACACAAATCATCAGCCCTTTGAGTACTCCTATATGTAAGCAATCATATACATATGAGTACTTTCGAAAGATTGAGCCGGCAAATTTAATGTCAATAGACACGTTACATTTTACTGAAAAATAGCGCATGTTTAAATCTtgaaataaatccaaaaaaattTTGAACACCCATGCCGAGTCGAGGATTCTAACCTGAATGGATAGATTCCATATAAAAAAACCCTTACAAGTTGAGTTACACGCGGTTTGTATAAAAATCTTACCTTATATTACTAATTAAAGGCGTCTTGTCATCATTTATATGTTTTTTACGGAATGTCGTCATTTACATTAATCTTCACGATTCCTACTAACAAAAACATTATAAAATTAAAAACATTTAACCATCAATTATGTAGATCTGATCACATAATTACAAAAAATCTAAAATAACTTGTAAACCCGCATCTAACTAAGTTTACCTACTCTACCATTATTAATCTAAAAAGTCTCACTCAAAAAATATTtaatgatgtgtgtcaccatgaAAACACGTATATATGCATTATGCATATGTATAAAGTGATCGATaaagtatatatatattttcatgTCAACCACATGTATTAAATTAAGGTTTTAACCAAACACATGGCAAACACATGTGAAGGTAGGATGTAAGGAAAGATTCATAAACAAGaatgaaaaattatataaattaaTTTGTAACTAAAGTATATTACAATTTACAACTACATAAAGATAAGAAAATATCTACGAGCGTTGTGTTAAAACATGTGTGTATGTCTGAGAGAGAAGCAATTTTGATAGCTACGCTACGCAGTACAAGATTTTCATGATCACGCATGTGCGCATCGATTCTTTATCTCAACCATTAATCTCTTCCGTCGGCCGGATGTGATTCTTGGGTCAGGTGGTTCGAGATCTGCAGGGTTTCTGATTCTCCCCTGCGATGTGTTCGTTCTCCTACTCGGTACATAGCATGTGGAGGATCACCTTTTGTATGGAACCACATCATGTCCAAGTCGTGCCATGCGTAGTGGAATATGTGCTTTCCCAATAGCGTACACTCGGAGAAGATCGATCGACAGCTCGACACATGATGCTGCTTCCATTATTCGAGCCATTGCGGTTTCCTATAGCACAAAAGAAAGAGAGTTTTGttaaagttctttttttttaattacttCCTTCATGACGGATTGACGGGATGTTGCTATACTATTCATTGTCCATGGCCTTAGGAGAATTAGATTTACAATATTTGTCCACTAAGATGCTATAACgcacctattttttttatggttAGCTATATGTGCTACCTGTTCAGCAGTTTGGAGCAAGGCAGCTGATGCTGCCCCCATTATTGAATTTCTTTAAGCTAGAGAAAGTTCCCAAGCGCAAACATTTTTGTAGGCTATCAAGATGTAAAGGAGAGAAAAATGTCTGCTGATATTGATATGCTAATTTAACATGAATGCTGTTTCGCTTTTCGATCGCTCCAGCGCGACTGATAGACGTTTATTTCCTTTTACCATCCACAAATAACAAGAAATCAGGCCTAAATCTAGAATATCTCTCTGCATTAGCTAGTGGCGCTCTTTCTACAGACAGTGACCACACATATATGTTGAGGCGTTATGCGCTTTGTATGGCATTTGATTTCATGACCTGACCTAGAAAGTATATAATAATAAGGGCTTGATGTTGAGCGCATTAAGGGGTGGTTACGATGGCATTCTTTCAGTGTCTCCATCAGCTACCACAATGTTGATATAAAAATTAAGACGAGTCCAAGATCAATATTTTTAGACCAACAACATCACTCTCCCACACCATTGAAAAGTAAACTAATTGTATCCGATAACCGAAAGATCCCTTTTGGAGTTCCATCATCCAAACAATATTACCTGGTACAAGAAATTGTTCTAGTACCCCAACAATTTAAATGCCATGCAGCTTGATTCTGATGGATCCATCCATCATATTACTAGCACACAACAAAATGAAGGATTCCTCCATTGCACGGCGATTCGCTTTGCTATCCCGATATATTGCACTCCCGTCCTCTTCTTTTTCATTCAAACAAAAAGAGCTAAAAGATGGAGCACCATGGATATGTCCATGTAGTGAAGCAATATGCAGCACAAGTGGAGCAAAGATTTGGTGTGTTTCCTTTTCCTGTGATAATAAAGAGGCAACCAATCAATATGGAACTGCTTTATTACAAACCTTTGGTTTAACAATGCCACGCACCATGCGAGATGCGAAGATCTAGAGCTGAGCTCACAAACCTTGGCAGGCCATCCACCTCCTCCAATTCATGCACTGGTCAATgttgtttcttcttccttttgggTGTGTGACAATGGTGTTGGTGAATGCTGATGATGCGGATGTTGCCGGTTGCTAAACCAGAGGGGCACCTGCGGAGACCACGGCGAAAGTGACACCAAAACTTGTAGTGGCTGAGCCAGAATCTTGCCTTGAGGTGGGGTAATTTTAAATGTTTTTATTTGTATGCAAATCATTTGCAAGAGCTATGGAGTCATACAGGTATGTATTTCCGGTGGGAAAGTGCGTATTCGCATTACGTGAGGCCTTATCTATCTAATAACTAATTTCTTGTGTAGTTGCCTGCTGAGGGTGTCGTCTATGCCTTTAACATACTTAAAAAATTTaatagagaaaaataaaaaatatgtcGAGTTAGTATGAGACAGAAAACAAGATAGTAAGTTAATAACCATTGTAAAATACTACTATAAGTGAAATTATCCCAAAATTATGTAAATACCGCATAAGAAGTTGGGttttacttcctccgtcccaaaaagaatgcaactctcgcttCCCGATAAGtcaaccaattttaaatttgatcaaatttatacaaaataggactaacatttatggtacaaaataaatatcaattgAAGACGTGAatgttagttttttttaaatttggtcaaacttgaacCTATTTGACTCCTCGGGAAGTGagagttgcatttttttttggaacggagggagtattttaaTGAGAAATTCCACTATAAGGCTGTGAAAGTTTTCTTACCAACCCGATTTATAAGGGTGGAAAAGAAAGTACCAAGGTGCACTAGGtggcttttcctttttttttgttaatccGAACTTGACTTATTTTAGTATAGGAAGACGCCATTCTACCCGACTAAATAGCTAGCGAAAGCTACTATGCCCTTGTTTAATTCacccccaaatcccaactttagcactatgcaaaaagaagattttccatcacatcaaactcgcggtacatgcatggagtactaaatgtagacgaaattaaaaactaattgcacagttttgttgtactttgcgagacgaatcttttgagcctaattagtcaatgtttggacaataattcacaaatacaaacaaaacgctacagtgtgctacagtgctggcacagtaattttgtcactccaaattttggcaactaaacaaggcctattTTGCATTCCCTGGGGAAAGTAGCATTTCCAAGTGTCAACTGAGAACATTTGCCCAACCATATGCCACAAGTTAAGTTGTTTTTAGAACACAAATTAAGAAAATTGATTCCCGTCATAAATGTTTCCAAACAAGTCGACCTATAAAATGGCACCATTGCCCTTGCCCTAGTGGGCCATAATAAGTAACAATAGCATGATAGTAGGTTAAGAAAAGGCGCGATTATTTTCCTTTCATAAGCTTTTGGCCATTTTGATTCCGATTGCAATGGGTCGGGCGGTCGCTTTTTTCTATGGCCATGGGGCGCGTTGGGTTTGCTTTCAATCTCTGCGTATCCCTAATCTCTATACTTTACACGTGTCGAGATCTCTCATTAGCCACCAGTAATTAAAACTTCGTATTTAGCTGAAATTAACTTTTCTAAAACTCCGGCCCAATGTTTTTAGAGGATAAACCCGGCCCGACTAGTAGTTTCCAAAGAAAAGAAAGCCTAATATCTCAACAGGCCCGTCAAAACCCCGGCCCACACAAGAGCGTCGGCTGGGCCTAATAAAAGCTGCAACTACCCCCACATCAGCCTTGTTGTCAGAGAGAGGGTTAACTGCCTCTGGCCCACACGTCGGCCACCACGTGCATCGTCCGGCCGGCGAGGGACCACCGCGGCAGCCACCCGCCGGAATCAACTCCCACGCGATTCCCATCTCTCGCCGACTCACCCACACAAGAGCATCGCAGAATCCGCCCctccaaaaaaaatcaagcGAGCGCACAGAGGCAGCGTGCGCAGTGCTCGGTTGTCGGAGGAGGAGTAGGTGGGCAGATCGATCGAAGGGGTTCAGGCGGTGGGGTTGGTGGTCGGTCGCCATGGCAGCAGCGGGAGGAGCAGGACGGggaggagggaagggggaggggtCGCTGGCGTACAGGGCGTGGAGGCAGTacctgctccagctccagcagcaccCTCTTCGCACAAAGGTCTCATCTTTCGCTCCTTGTTCTTGGATTTTGTTTCTCTCTTTCGGAAGAGAGGGGGAGTTCTTGAATTGAGTTCGTTTCATTGGCTGATGCAGATGGTCACGGCGGGGTGCCTCGCCGGCGTCAGCGACTCCGTGGCGCAGAAGCTCTCCGGGTACCAGAAGATTGAGAAGCGCCGGCTGTTCCTCAAGATGGTAAAGATGCAGCCTTGTATTTAGTTTCTGCTACTGTCAGCGAGTTTAGTTGCCGTCGAATCGTATAGGATGAATGGATGGTGTTACACTGATATGTACTGTATTGTCGTATCAGCTCAACTGCAGTTTCGCTGTTGCAACTTTTGGAGTGTGAATAGTTCTTATCAACTGGTTTTGGGGGGAATTCACGGTAGGATGTGGGGGCGCAGTTGAAAGATGTGTAGCTTCAATTCAAGTCATTTAGCAAGTAGTTTCAGTTCACCCATTGAATTGCTGCAATGTGGATGTGGTCTGCTTCTGTCTCTGATTTATGTTGCCTTAGGTTGGGGTTGCAAATAAATTTGTTAGAGTGTGACGAAAATTCATGGATTCTTTATGCTGAGTGCAAACATGAATTGCTAGTGTATGCTACCAAAGAGTGCTGCTAGTTTATTCAGAATTATGTCAGGCTGTTTCTCAAAATAAGGATATGCATTTGAATGTTTGGTGGTTTTCCTTGCTTACTTCTGTCAGAAAGATTGTGCACCGCAATTATTTAATAGTATATCTTCTATTCGGATGAGTCTCTTTTGTTTTAAGAAGAGGGCTGCTCACTGCTTTCTATTGTTCTACAAACTTGTGGTCTCAAGTCTCAGTTGTCCTAACTGTTGTTTGTGTAACATATTGTATAGCCTTCATGAAAGTTTATGAGGGTATTCAGTAGTTGAATCCAAATAAAACTTAAAGACATCTGGCATTAACTTATGCCATGCTTATGCAATTCTTACTTTGCTTTATTGATCGCTAAGAAACAAGTAGCATTCCACATACTTTGATCTGATCTGTTATGTCTGTAACCCAAACTAATTCATTCACCAACAGGTGTTTTCTTTATATGCCTTTGTTCTTGTATTTATTGTGCTCACTTGCATGCCCTTGACTGTTATGATCTCACACCACCTATTGATATCACGTTGCAGCTCTTTGGTTTTGCATATGGTGGCCCATTTGGACATTTCTTGCACAAAATTTTGGATTATATCTTCAAAGGGAAGAAGGATACCAAAACTATAGCTAAGAAGGTATACTGTTTGTCATTGACAATTTTCATGATACCTCTCCTTATTGTGCAGGCTATGTATAAATAATTGTTTGTACTTCCCCTGCACACTAAAAGAAAAATGATTTAACATCGAATAGATGTTTTGACTTCAGTAGCCAACTAATAATTGATAAGCGACAAAGAATTGGACTGCAGCAATCTAGAACTAATGCTTGCTAATTGTCCAAAGTCTTGATTGGAGCAACTTTTTTTTGGCGGGTTCCAGTAAAAATATTGGACATAATTGGGACACCTGTAACCAGTGAGTAACAGGCTGATTTACTGATGGATTCCAGCAACGTgtgttttctctttttttcattttctgaaTTCATATTGCTAGCTTCACACTGAAATAGTTCTAGATTGGTTAACTTGTTCAAACTGTTACCAAATTATAAACTACCCTCTTTTTTACTAGTTGGATTTGGAACCCTGGGTTCAATTGAAGCTAATACCTGTTAACAACATTTAATCGATATCATGTCAGTAACTTAGTATGTAGTGTTTCATGTACGATACTCTTTTCAGGTGTTGCTGGAGCAAGTGACATCTTCTCCCTGGAACAATTTGTTGTTCTTGTTCTATTACGGATATGTTGTTGAGAGTAAGTGTGTTAACTGTCATATCAGTGTAGTTTGTTGTGATTAAAGAAGTTGTGTTGACATCGTGCTATATCAAATTGCCAGTTACAATCTCAAAATCCACCCCACCCCCTCCCTTTTCCATTAATGTGTACTATTATACATTGTTCCATTGTCAGTCTCCTGAAAAATGACTATGCATAAGCAGAAATATGATATCACAGTAGTGCATCTTGAATGACATGGCCGTCTATTTAATATAATACCATTGTTGCTTCCATAAATCTTCTACTATACCTCGTCAGTCCAAGGGTACTTATCCCATCTTGCAATTTAGGGAGGCCTTTGAAGGATGTGACGATCAGGGTGAAGAAACAATATCCTTCTGTGCAATTGAGCGCTTGGATGGtatgtatttttcttttggtgCTGATACTAGTCTTTTAATTTCCCTCCACGGATCAGTCATGAATCCGTTTGCTCTGCAGTTTTGGCCAATTGTCAGTTGGATCAACCACCAGTACATGCCTTTGCAATTCCGTGTGATCTTCCACAGCTTTGTCGCATGCTGTTGGTAATGTTCTCTTGTCCTGAACATTCTGCAAGACTTGTTTCCCGATGCATGACTGGGCAAATCTCACTTGTTATCTGGTCATCCCTTTCTATTCCTTGTGCAGGGGGATATTTCTCAACCTTCGCGCAAGGGCTATGTCTCTGAAGCAGGCTTAGATGGTATAGAAGGAACACATAGCAGCGCAGCTCCAACCCGGGTACTAACCGGCCAAAGAACGAGGATGCTGGACGCTATATCATGCACTGTTTTGGAAACAAAAAGTCTTGAAACCATTCAAGTAGGAGGATCTCGACTATTTATCCAGTAGGAGCAGTCGGTTTATTAGGTTGTCAACATGTGCAAAGACAAATTGAGCTTTCGTGAATTGAGATGGAACAGAAGTATGATGAATTGGCCTGCCTTTGAGAACCAGCTCATTCTTTTTCCCCCCTGCCGAGTACTGGTCATGAGATTGTTCCAGCCATCAACTGCTGTTGCTGGTAACCAAACCTGATGCCTGACTAGATGCTCTTCTCAGGTCCATTCAGACTTTAGAAAACGACCCAGATATCCAGGATTTCACTCTGGATGACTGGCTCGGGACATGAGCTATTCCCAGTCAGTGCAATCCCGAGCGCTACTACGCCGATGAACCGCCTGAAATTCAAAGCAAAGTTTTTAATCAAAACTCACCTGGAATTCAAAGTTTTCGTCGGAGCCATCGACGCACTGAATTTTCAGGGTGAATCCGCGGGCATGCGCAATTGAGCTTTGACCCATACCTTTCTGTTTCGGGCCGTGGTCGTGGTGATACCGTTACCTTGAATTGACCTATTCCATCCCAACTGGGCAACTGGCTGATGGTATCAGGCTCGTAATTTGGCAAGCGTACAAGCTTGACAGGGTCCATTATACCTTCGCAGCGACCATTGACCGAGCTAGTGTTCAGAATGTTGCCACACGTTCTTTCAAGCCGTTGCAATGTTGGTCGGTCTGTCTCGCCGAACCGCCTGAAATCGTCTCCGAAACACACGACGAATTTGGCTCCTCGGCGTGTGGCCTATGATATACCCTTgaattctctctctctctctctctctctctctctctctctctctctctctctctctctctctctctctctctctctctctctcacacacacacacacacacacacacacacacacttgcaTGCAAAAatagaaggaaagaaaggaaggtGATGTGGATTCACTATAGAGGTAACTAATGTTGCACAGTCCTTGGATTAATACGGGCAATATTTAGGGCATCAaccattccttttcttttctccagtGCTTTAAAATGCAGCCCTACTCTCACTTCCCCACACCCGATGCATTTTAGAGACGAGTCATCCCCTCCCTTTGCCTTCCTGGACTCTTCTGGGTCCCAAGCGGCTCACTCTCACTTCCTATTTGAGAGTTGAGCATTCCTATTTTTCTCACTTCCCCAGCGGCAACGGAGATAAAAGTTCCCCAGCGAAAAAACTTGAGAGTGCGAGGCAACGGAGATAAAATTTGAGAGTTGGGCATTCCTACTTTTGTGAAGCTATTTTTTATACAATATATGAAAAAACTTTTGTATCTTAAATTGAAGTATAAGCTATTCAAATTAAACATATCTCAACCTAAAACTATAtaattttcaaagaaaaatacatttgcatttgcatattGTACTCCAtctattccaa contains:
- the LOC101785002 gene encoding peroxisomal membrane protein PMP22, with translation MAAAGGAGRGGGKGEGSLAYRAWRQYLLQLQQHPLRTKMVTAGCLAGVSDSVAQKLSGYQKIEKRRLFLKMLFGFAYGGPFGHFLHKILDYIFKGKKDTKTIAKKVLLEQVTSSPWNNLLFLFYYGYVVERRPLKDVTIRVKKQYPSVQLSAWMFWPIVSWINHQYMPLQFRVIFHSFVACCWGIFLNLRARAMSLKQA